The Plasmodium falciparum 3D7 genome assembly, chromosome: 12 genome contains the following window.
ATACATAACTAATGatcataaaatgtatatatattatctcaAAAAAGACATACATTAAAttcaaaaaaggaaaaaaaaaataaaataaaataattccgAAACAATAAAACAGATCTCATAAATAAACAACATAGAactaaaatttaaaaattgagaaaaaatataaaaaataaaaatatataaataaatatacatatatatacatatatatatatatatatatatatgtgaaggaataaataaaatgtatgaatttatttttattctttttcttaataacattataaggcaaaaatgaaaataatgattaaAAGAGgcaaggaaaaaaaaaaattagaattattacaacataaaaaaaaagaaaaaaaaaaaaattaaataaaaaattaaaatactGCCTTATCATGATATCCTTTTAATAAATGGAATACAACATAATAATGACTactcataaaaatattaataataaaaaaaaaaaaaaaaaaaaaaaaagaacaagggaaaataaatatatacatacatatatgaataatatatgtttatagtAAAAAACGGatttgaaaagaaaaaaaaaaaaaaaataaagtattaTCCATtcatataagtatatatatatatatatatatatatatatattataagaatatagCATAAATTTCTATTCATATATGATTAATGCATACaactataattatttttttatttccaaaatttatatacagtcaatatcaaatatatatgtatataagctaattttcatattaataaataaaaagataaaaccatttaatatattacttgttttgattattcttattataattcTTCATTAAACAAATATGAAAGTCAAAACTAAATGCTAAATATATTactagaaaaaaaaaaaaaaaaaaaaaaaaagggaagaaagaaagaataatattaataaattacatacatacatatatatatatatgtgtgtgttttatttgttctatttaaatacaaaataatatacatatatgtctACAACTAATTCACAGTgctgaaaaaataaaaataacaacacACATATACTATaatattatccatataataaattcattcatcattttcttatatttctGTTAATTTCAAAATGGATacaaacaaaatattaaatttccaaaaatgtaataaattaataaaaatatatatatatatatatatctaaacataaattatttatatcaaaaCAAAACTTAATTATTTGCATAACAgaatttaaaattttgtatAGGTATCACacatgaaatatattattcttcataaatataaagaaaaaaaaaaaaaaaaaaaaaagagaactTAGGTAATTCTCATTATGactaatataaaaatttcataaaaaataatatttaacaCCGATctagatattataaaaaaaatatatatatatatatatatatataagagtgattcattttgttcatatatattatcaaatatatatatacttttttgtATGCCACTTAATTTTTCatgatataaattaatatatatatatatatacaagtatttatatataataagaaaagataataaatatatattatatatatatatatatatacatatgtatgaaattcaattttttttttttcttctttctaaTCATACCAATAATTAATCTCacatttaaaagaaaaatatagaatTAATTGTTcttcaataaaatatatggataTTCTTAAtgcattttaatataataataataaaaaaaaaagaaatcataataaaaaattttcactaattttcttatatataattactcttttttgaataaaaaaaaaaaaaaaatatatatatatatatatatatatatatatatgtagaaaacacatttattaaaaatttatagacACATATGCGTATATAATTCTCTACATTAATAAATGTGGACTCATTTTCATTCTTTATCTAaaacattaataaaaaaaaaaaaaaaaaaaatatgccTAAAATAAAACCGTTACATATTATGTGTTAGGACTTTCATTATATAAGCATCATCTAACAAATGCAAGATCTTGTAAAtaacattaaataaaataaaaaaattaaaaataaatatataaataaatatataaatatatatatatatatatatatatatatatatatatataagcataTGAAATCATCTAATTATTGAAGTTTGTCTTTTgctattaaaaatattaattattttaaaaattaagcTTAAGATAAACACATACACAAATTTTATGATAAATGTTTtacatgtatattatatatatatatatatacatatacataaaaaaaaaaaataaaataaaataataataataataaaataataaataaataaataaatactgataaattattaaaaattatatatttaaaaaaacaagaatAAAAGAAACGTActgtataataaaataagattaaacttatataaaaaaaagcattattataaattcctatgcatataataaataataaaattatataaaaaaaaataaaaatatttataaaaataaatatatatgtaaaaatatatatgaaatattttgtatatattaaatttacatataaaagttatatgattaacatataaatgtaagggaaaaaaatatgcacttttatatataatacagtATGcactatttttattaaaaagtatGGTGTGTATGGAATAATGTTTTGacctttatattattcttaagcattcataatttatttgttcataaaaattttatttccttGTTATATTCATACAATTTCTGagcattattttttctatttgtgtattttattttcattcctatttttttttatttagcttttccattttataagataataaataaataattaaataaataaataatgtaagaaagaaagaaaataaaaaagaaaataaaaaagaaaataaaaaagaaagaacaaTGAAAGAACGAAatctttaattatatattaaaattacatatattatatatatatatatatatatatatatatttatttatttatttatctaaaTAAATCTTAACACATATAattacacataaaaaaagtgtataaaatatatgaacaaaaatattttataaaataacacatatatattaatccttatatattttatcaaattaaagcattacatatatatatatatatatatataaacccttataaataataatatatatatgacttgttttttctaaataaataatataactgTTGacacattttttctttttcttatccTCATTTTTTGctttatttttcaaattatGTACTACATTTTAAATACGATGTACTTgagttttttttaaatatataaaaaaaaaaataagtataaGAATCAGTACACAGTTTCTACATActataaatgttttatatactttttacaaaattttcttattttatattatatatatttattaatatatccctaatatatatatatatatatatattaagaaaaaaacatttcatatttttcgcaaaattatttatatataaaaaaaattaggaaGACCTGCTTTTTTTCTCTTGAAcattttaacattttttaaaaatacccCAATATGATTGTAACAAAAaggtattaaaaatatatatttttttttctccataTAAAAAACTCAATTTTTCCAAAAAttttattcaaataatatttttaatttttatttattccttactaaaatattatatatatatatatatatatatatatatatatatatataatataatgtatgatctttcaaaattttttatttttttaattatatatcaatgattttgtaataataatattatatgtatactttttaatattcttaAGAGAAAACACTTATAATtaagtatattataaaatagatcaaatgaatatatttaatattatatataattattttcagTTCAATACATGTAATTATGATGTGTTTATTtatccttttcttttatgaatacatatattcaCACAAATAgttttgatatattaaacaCCTTAAATATTCAAagtttctcttttttttcaaaagtatataatgtatacataagttaatatatattatatatatattatatatatttttacacatTTTAGGATGAATTTCACGTTATGATTTGAATCCTTAAAATTGTAGTTTTATTAAGATTATTacttaaaaatttaaataaaaaaaaaatatatatataaatacttaATCTCTTTTACATCATTAGATATATGTTAAATGGtataacatattaatattttatcatataatataaagtaatatatatttcaattcataaatatatttttaatagtgTTTTTTCATTAAAGGGTTCATTAATAACtactaaaatataatttttcttttccttctaaaatattatatatatatatatatatatatataacaaactattaaaatgtatatatattaataaaggtAAAActaaaacataaatatatatacttatatatgtatactgAACAAAATATTCGAACTAATATTATCCAACACTTGAATGcatttttgtataaaataaaagtcatatataaatctttatgtacattatatatatacacacatacatAATAAAGAAAGTGAATCATTAAAATAGATTTCACTATATAAAGTCCATATGTTTATACCCATTATTCATTATtctattatgaaaaaaaaaatatatgtatatatatatatatatttaactttttatatgaacagttcatgtattattttatctgTTTATTCATATACCAAGTAGAAACTCCAATTGTTCTttctataaaataatattatacaaaaaatgaaaaaaaaaaaaaaaaaaaaataatacatatatatatatatatatatatatatatgttaaataaaaacatatatgtatggaaaacaaaatattttccGTTATAAACAACTTTTTTATAATGCATATTATATGAGATTAATAAAATGTACTTGTTTTCTTGAATATTCCATGAAATATTTGTTGTTATCTAAactctatatatttatcatcatGATATAAggaaaagaattaaaaacatacatatatcacacaatatatatatatttatttatattatattatattaaccTTTCTGAAATAGTTTTGTGTTTTATATTTCCCCATTTTCCTTTCCTTTTCGctacaatattataataaatacaaaaaacaTGTGATggtttatttaattttttttttttttttttttttactcaaattaattataagtataatatattattttaaagaatataatataatcatatatatgtataaaatgtttatattattatttatttttcatatttaacaGTTGATTTAGTAAATTGTCGTCTAAAAGAGATTCTGTATAAAATACGTTAATAACTGAATAAGGAGGCTCATTCTAAAAGATCCaacaacatatatttaatataatttaatgtttttatcttttttttttattttattctattttttttaagttgatttaaatattgtacaatatatatatttaataattaaaaaatataacaaata
Protein-coding sequences here:
- a CDS encoding LIMP protein, putative; the protein is MWEKILFFIVLIFPFFHSCEALKKGNGDFIKKNGVFFQIDRDMNEPPYSVINVFYTESLLDDNLLNQLEKERKMGKYKTQNYFRKSLDNNKYFMEYSRKQKEQLEFLLE